The following proteins are encoded in a genomic region of Myxosarcina sp. GI1:
- a CDS encoding PIN/TRAM domain-containing protein produces MVDAIIIIICIIAAVNVSQDSLQLLPPDILEGVSNVKALRFVIAGFAALIGLGVGVAVQTTYRRLEKQIRNTKIEILITRAIGLVVGLLVANLMLAPLFLLPIPKELSFVKPSFAILGSVMFSYLGISLADTHGRTFLRLINPSSIETMLVAEGTLEAISTKIVDTSCIIDGRIEELLKTGFLEGQILVPRFVLQELQNLADASSSQKRIRGRRGLDILNQMQEQFPDRIVISNADYEEIDTVDAKLVHLAQELSATLLTNDYNLSKVANLQKVSILNVNDLARSLRPIYLPGDSLELKILKEGKEPEQGIGYLEDGTMVVVEEGNEYVGGEIEVTVTSSLQTSAGRMIFAKPNSEAENYSRVS; encoded by the coding sequence ATGGTTGATGCCATCATAATTATCATTTGCATTATTGCAGCAGTAAATGTCAGCCAAGATAGCTTACAATTGCTGCCTCCTGATATTCTTGAGGGAGTATCAAACGTCAAAGCTTTACGCTTTGTTATAGCTGGTTTTGCCGCCTTAATTGGGTTGGGAGTTGGCGTAGCAGTTCAAACCACCTATCGCCGTTTGGAAAAGCAAATACGCAATACCAAAATTGAAATTTTAATTACTAGAGCGATCGGGCTGGTTGTAGGATTACTAGTAGCTAATTTAATGCTAGCACCTTTATTTTTGCTGCCGATTCCCAAAGAGCTAAGTTTTGTTAAACCTAGCTTTGCAATTCTTGGTAGCGTTATGTTTTCCTATCTGGGTATTAGTCTGGCGGACACTCACGGTCGAACTTTTTTGCGATTAATTAACCCTAGCAGCATTGAAACGATGTTAGTAGCAGAGGGAACTTTAGAAGCAATTTCGACTAAAATTGTCGATACTAGCTGTATTATCGACGGTAGAATTGAAGAACTGCTAAAGACCGGCTTTCTCGAAGGGCAAATACTAGTTCCTCGGTTTGTCTTGCAAGAACTGCAAAATCTTGCCGATGCCAGTAGTTCGCAAAAGCGTATTCGCGGACGCAGGGGGCTAGATATACTCAATCAAATGCAGGAACAATTTCCCGATCGCATTGTAATTAGTAATGCCGACTATGAAGAAATTGACACCGTAGATGCTAAATTAGTTCATCTGGCGCAAGAATTAAGTGCTACCTTACTTACCAATGACTATAACCTAAGTAAAGTCGCCAATTTACAAAAAGTCTCGATTCTCAATGTTAACGATCTTGCCCGTTCTCTCAGACCTATTTATCTTCCTGGCGATAGTTTAGAACTGAAAATTCTTAAAGAAGGCAAAGAACCCGAACAGGGTATTGGTTATCTAGAGGACGGTACGATGGTAGTAGTAGAAGAGGGCAACGAATACGTTGGCGGTGAAATAGAAGTAACGGTAACATCTTCGTTGCAGACATCGGCAGGCAGAATGATTTTTGCCAAACCCAATTCTGAGGCTGAGAATTATTCTAGAGTTAGTTAG
- a CDS encoding PP2C family protein-serine/threonine phosphatase, with protein MAQILIIDDDSATQLLLEKTLRAQGYDITLASDGEEGIVKANAICPDLIICDWIMPRKNGLEVCRQIKSDSNLSTTFFILLTSLDSVADRVRGLDTGADDFLCKPIDMTELKARVRAGLRLHQLSHDLRVQKQLLEAELLEAAEYVSSILPEQLIHPSLKIDACFIPSRQLGGDSFDYFWLDENNLVFYLLDVSGHGLRASLPSLSVINLVRSRNLRNVDYYQPSTVLEGLNRTFQMSDRNDRYFTMWYGVYNRRYKTLFYSSAGHPPAILLSPKKNYDLEERRLKTPGVPIGMFLDVEYVDSSCKVPDNSSLYLFSDGIYEVEPSTKQSYQGIEKLVKLLKAYQYVPNRKLNDLLQDVKVWHPNYRFEDDISILQIDFF; from the coding sequence ATGGCTCAAATTTTAATTATTGACGACGATAGTGCAACCCAACTGTTACTAGAGAAAACTCTGCGGGCGCAAGGTTACGATATTACTCTGGCCAGTGATGGTGAAGAAGGGATCGTCAAAGCTAATGCAATTTGTCCCGATCTCATCATTTGCGATTGGATTATGCCCCGTAAAAACGGTTTGGAAGTATGCCGTCAGATTAAATCCGATTCCAATCTATCGACGACTTTTTTTATTTTGTTGACTTCTTTAGATTCTGTTGCCGACAGAGTTAGAGGTTTGGATACGGGGGCGGATGATTTTTTATGCAAACCAATTGACATGACAGAGCTTAAAGCTCGTGTTAGAGCGGGTTTACGCCTACATCAACTCAGTCACGATCTGAGAGTACAAAAACAGTTACTCGAAGCCGAACTATTAGAAGCGGCAGAGTATGTTAGCTCGATTTTACCCGAACAGCTAATTCATCCTTCTTTAAAAATTGATGCTTGTTTTATTCCTTCCCGACAGTTGGGAGGAGACAGTTTTGATTATTTTTGGCTGGATGAAAATAACCTGGTTTTTTATTTATTAGATGTTTCGGGACACGGTTTGCGCGCTTCTTTACCTTCTCTATCGGTAATTAATTTAGTGCGATCGCGTAACTTGCGAAATGTTGACTATTATCAACCTAGTACGGTTTTGGAAGGTTTGAATCGTACTTTTCAAATGAGCGATCGCAACGATAGATATTTTACTATGTGGTATGGAGTTTACAATCGCCGCTACAAAACTTTGTTTTATTCTAGTGCGGGTCATCCTCCAGCAATTTTGCTGTCCCCGAAAAAAAATTACGACTTAGAAGAAAGACGGTTAAAAACTCCAGGAGTTCCAATTGGTATGTTTTTGGATGTTGAGTATGTAGACTCAAGCTGTAAAGTTCCAGATAATTCTAGTCTTTATCTATTTAGTGACGGAATTTACGAAGTAGAACCATCAACCAAACAGTCTTATCAAGGAATAGAAAAATTAGTCAAGCTGTTAAAAGCCTACCAATATGTACCAAACCGTAAGTTGAACGATCTCTTACAGGATGTCAAAGTGTGGCATCCAAACTATCGTTTTGAAGATGACATATCTATCTTACAGATTGATTTTTTTTAG
- a CDS encoding STAS domain-containing protein: protein MSFVLRVIEPKGILDGTKTTEFQEQLNKIIESGAQIVLVDFKDVTFMDSSGLGALVKALKTVEAADVKLFLCSMNEQIKILFELTSMDRYFKIYSDREEFKQKFKH from the coding sequence ATGAGTTTTGTCCTTAGAGTAATCGAACCTAAAGGAATTTTAGACGGTACTAAAACCACCGAGTTTCAAGAGCAACTCAACAAAATCATTGAAAGCGGGGCACAAATTGTCTTGGTGGATTTTAAAGATGTTACTTTTATGGATAGTTCTGGATTGGGAGCTTTAGTTAAAGCTTTGAAAACCGTAGAAGCTGCTGATGTCAAACTGTTTTTGTGTTCGATGAACGAACAAATTAAAATACTTTTTGAGTTGACTAGTATGGATCGCTATTTCAAAATTTACAGCGATCGAGAAGAATTCAAACAAAAATTCAAGCATTAA
- the queA gene encoding tRNA preQ1(34) S-adenosylmethionine ribosyltransferase-isomerase QueA, with amino-acid sequence MNEDFLLSSYNYQLPSSSIAQNPAIPRDSSRLLVVNSPNEHIHCIFRQLPHCLLPGDLLVFNNTRVIPARLYGYKSTGATVEILLLEEKEKNLWLALVKPGKRFALGSEIIFTPHTKSSQPQIELKATVVDRDEATGGRILQFELPPQQSFWQVLEQFGEVPIPPYITNTQSDVSQYQTVFAQREGAVAAPTAGLHFTPQLLQKLQQQNIDRAYITLHVGIGTFRPVEADKILNHTMHQEWIDVSLDTVKKIEQTKARGGRVIAVGTTASRALEGAAKAAKLAGKNSLQPYTGKTDLFIYPGYQWQVIDGLITNFHLPGSSLLMMVSALIGRKRLLALYQDAIAHNYRFYSFGDAMLILPEAKLEQYSQT; translated from the coding sequence ATGAATGAGGATTTTTTACTCTCTAGCTACAATTATCAGCTACCTTCTAGTTCGATTGCTCAAAATCCTGCTATACCAAGAGATAGTTCGCGATTATTAGTAGTGAATTCCCCTAACGAGCATATTCACTGCATTTTTCGCCAGCTTCCACACTGCCTCTTACCAGGAGATTTGTTGGTTTTTAACAATACCCGCGTTATTCCCGCTCGCTTGTATGGTTATAAATCCACTGGTGCGACTGTAGAAATTTTACTTTTAGAAGAGAAAGAAAAAAATCTCTGGCTGGCATTAGTTAAGCCTGGTAAGCGTTTTGCTTTGGGGAGTGAAATTATCTTTACTCCACACACAAAAAGTTCTCAGCCTCAAATCGAACTTAAAGCTACAGTAGTCGATCGCGATGAAGCGACGGGAGGAAGAATTTTACAATTTGAACTGCCTCCCCAGCAGTCTTTCTGGCAAGTTTTAGAGCAGTTTGGCGAGGTTCCCATACCGCCTTATATTACTAATACTCAAAGCGATGTCAGTCAATACCAAACGGTTTTTGCTCAAAGAGAAGGAGCAGTAGCAGCACCCACCGCAGGACTGCATTTTACTCCACAATTATTACAAAAACTTCAGCAACAAAATATCGATAGAGCTTACATTACCCTTCATGTAGGTATAGGTACTTTTCGTCCTGTAGAAGCAGATAAAATTCTCAACCACACCATGCACCAGGAATGGATTGATGTCAGCCTCGATACAGTAAAGAAGATCGAACAAACAAAAGCAAGAGGTGGTAGAGTTATTGCGGTGGGCACTACAGCAAGCAGAGCTTTAGAAGGTGCGGCAAAGGCTGCAAAGCTCGCAGGAAAAAATTCTTTACAGCCCTATACGGGCAAAACCGACCTATTTATTTATCCTGGTTATCAGTGGCAGGTTATTGATGGTTTAATTACAAATTTTCATCTGCCTGGTTCGAGTTTATTGATGATGGTTAGTGCTTTGATTGGTAGAAAAAGGTTGTTGGCTTTATACCAAGATGCGATCGCACATAACTATCGTTTTTATTCTTTTGGCGATGCAATGTTAATCTTACCCGAAGCAAAACTAGAACAATATTCCCAAACATAA
- a CDS encoding class I SAM-dependent methyltransferase, giving the protein MNTSDLELHQMNPQGRFSNRAEDYAKYRPSYPTEAIEFILEGWQDSAKLTAVDIGAGTGISSRLLADKKVKVIAIEPNGAMRQAATPHPLVKYRDGNAENTNLPNSSVDLVTCFQSFHWFEIEPTLREFQRILKPEGKIALVWNDRDIDGKDEFTRQHGQIIDKVGGKSSVAHRMNKYHEQYISSLLPNVRYRSFPYRQPLDKTSLIGLAMSSSYIPKAGVSHQQLVNDLNELHSQHCDRQSLVYLYYKTSVYVWEYCSSFASGKINIASPKE; this is encoded by the coding sequence ATGAATACTTCTGACCTCGAATTACACCAAATGAATCCTCAAGGTAGATTTAGCAACCGCGCCGAGGACTATGCCAAGTATCGACCGAGTTATCCTACAGAGGCGATCGAGTTTATTTTAGAGGGTTGGCAAGATTCAGCGAAACTAACGGCAGTAGATATTGGTGCGGGAACGGGTATTTCTTCCCGTTTGCTAGCAGACAAAAAAGTTAAGGTAATAGCGATCGAACCCAATGGGGCGATGAGACAGGCTGCAACACCTCATCCTTTAGTAAAATATCGTGATGGCAATGCAGAAAATACTAATTTACCAAACTCATCTGTAGATTTAGTCACCTGTTTTCAATCTTTTCACTGGTTTGAGATCGAACCCACTCTTCGAGAATTTCAGCGTATTCTCAAGCCTGAAGGCAAAATTGCTTTGGTTTGGAACGATCGCGATATAGATGGTAAAGATGAATTTACACGCCAACATGGGCAGATAATCGATAAAGTAGGCGGCAAAAGTTCAGTTGCCCATCGTATGAATAAATATCACGAGCAGTATATTAGTTCTCTCCTACCTAATGTTCGCTACCGTAGTTTTCCCTATCGACAACCGTTAGATAAAACTAGTTTAATTGGCTTGGCGATGAGTTCTTCTTACATACCAAAAGCTGGAGTTAGCCATCAGCAACTTGTTAACGATTTAAATGAATTACACAGTCAACATTGCGACCGCCAAAGTTTAGTTTATTTATATTACAAAACCAGCGTTTATGTTTGGGAATATTGTTCTAGTTTTGCTTCGGGTAAGATTAACATTGCATCGCCAAAAGAATAA
- a CDS encoding ABC transporter ATP-binding protein has translation MASSYLAEANSNRQNRENDWKLFLRLVPYTRKHRGILTVCLVLLVPLAVAGSIQPLIIGQAVSLLKNEPTWSFLNDFSVAQGINILAGILLLTVVLRLIFSSVQGYLVQKIGQEITAAVRKDLFAHVTSLASSFFDRTPVGKLITRITSDVEALGDVFASGAIGILSDTATIVVIVITIYFVDWKLATMLVLMLIPVTGLIIYFQQQYRKANYKAREELSKLNSMLQENIAGINIVQLFRRAKYNSEMYRTVNDRYRQQVDKTIFHDSAVSATLEWISLVAIAGVLWLGGWLVLRENMTFGTLSAFILYAQRLFNPLRQFADKFTMFQAGFTAIERINDLMSEPIEIKDKLGLKEGHSASVKLASNLAHKGEIRFENVWFGYKPDEYVLKNLNFTIKPGKKVALVGPTGAGKSSIIRLLCRLYEPSRGRILVDGIDIRDIPQVELRRYIGVILQESFLFAGDIKRNISLGDNYSFEEIRQAAELVNIDRFIRQLPNGYHTILRERGTNLSGGQKQLLAFARVAIRNPDVLVLDEATSSLDVATEAMIQEALEHLLVNRTAIIIAHRLSTIRNVDKILVLKRGELIESGSHEELLATDGLYASLYKLQKLGT, from the coding sequence ATGGCTTCCTCCTATTTAGCAGAGGCAAACAGCAATCGCCAAAATCGAGAAAACGATTGGAAATTATTTTTACGGCTAGTTCCCTACACGCGCAAACATCGCGGCATACTAACAGTTTGTCTGGTATTACTAGTACCTTTAGCTGTAGCTGGTTCGATTCAGCCTTTAATTATCGGTCAAGCAGTATCTTTACTTAAAAATGAACCTACTTGGTCTTTTTTAAACGATTTTTCAGTTGCCCAAGGCATTAATATCCTTGCAGGTATTCTCTTACTAACAGTAGTCTTGCGTTTAATATTTTCTTCAGTCCAAGGATATTTAGTACAAAAGATCGGACAAGAAATTACTGCCGCAGTCCGCAAAGATTTATTCGCTCACGTTACTTCTTTAGCTTCTAGCTTTTTCGATCGCACGCCAGTAGGAAAGTTAATTACCCGCATTACTAGCGATGTAGAAGCATTGGGCGATGTTTTTGCCAGTGGCGCGATCGGTATTCTCAGCGACACGGCTACGATCGTAGTCATCGTAATTACAATTTATTTTGTTGACTGGAAATTAGCAACCATGTTGGTACTGATGCTAATTCCCGTAACGGGCTTAATTATCTATTTTCAACAACAGTATCGTAAAGCAAACTACAAAGCCAGAGAAGAACTTTCCAAGCTTAACTCGATGCTGCAAGAAAATATTGCAGGGATAAACATAGTTCAGTTGTTTCGCCGCGCTAAATATAACAGTGAAATGTACCGTACGGTTAACGACCGCTACCGCCAACAGGTAGATAAAACTATTTTCCACGACTCAGCAGTCTCGGCAACTTTGGAATGGATTTCTTTAGTAGCGATCGCTGGTGTTTTATGGTTGGGTGGCTGGTTGGTACTGCGAGAAAATATGACCTTTGGAACTCTATCGGCGTTTATTTTGTACGCCCAAAGGTTGTTTAATCCTCTGCGACAGTTTGCCGATAAATTTACCATGTTTCAGGCAGGTTTTACGGCGATCGAGCGCATTAACGACTTAATGAGCGAGCCAATTGAAATTAAAGACAAACTAGGTCTGAAAGAAGGACACAGCGCGAGCGTTAAACTAGCTTCAAACTTAGCTCATAAGGGAGAAATTCGTTTTGAAAATGTTTGGTTTGGCTATAAACCAGATGAATACGTACTAAAAAACCTCAATTTTACTATTAAGCCAGGGAAAAAAGTTGCTTTAGTCGGACCTACAGGAGCGGGTAAAAGTTCGATAATTCGTCTGTTATGTCGTTTATACGAACCCAGTCGCGGCAGAATTTTGGTTGATGGAATTGATATTCGCGATATTCCCCAAGTTGAATTACGTCGCTATATTGGCGTAATCTTACAAGAAAGCTTTTTATTTGCTGGCGATATCAAGCGTAACATTAGTCTGGGAGATAATTATTCTTTTGAAGAAATTCGTCAAGCAGCCGAATTAGTTAACATCGATCGCTTTATTCGCCAGTTGCCTAACGGCTACCATACAATTTTGCGCGAACGCGGTACTAATTTATCGGGAGGACAGAAGCAGCTTCTCGCTTTTGCTCGCGTAGCCATTCGCAACCCCGATGTTTTAGTCTTAGACGAAGCAACTTCTAGTTTGGATGTGGCGACAGAAGCAATGATTCAAGAAGCATTAGAACATTTGCTCGTTAACCGCACGGCAATAATTATCGCTCATCGTCTTTCTACTATTCGCAACGTCGATAAAATTCTGGTACTCAAACGCGGAGAATTAATAGAGTCTGGCAGTCATGAAGAACTTCTGGCAACAGATGGACTGTATGCTAGTTTGTACAAACTACAAAAGCTAGGAACTTAA
- the crtO gene encoding beta-carotene ketolase CrtO gives MKTYDAIVIGAGHNGLVCAAYLLKAGYSVLLLEKRPVPGGAATTEVAIPDKAPGFKFNLCAIDHEFIFLGPVLQELQLHKYGLKYLTCDPHTFCPHPDGKYFLGHQSLTKTAANIARYSQRDAEKYVEFVGYWSRLLSAVSPFFNAPPQSVIDIAKNLRPQNLSDVLAIAGSKNKALNFIRTMITSPEDVLNEWFDTEIVKAPLARLAAEIGGAPSQKGMTSGLMMVAMRHHPGIARPEGGTGALTQALVKLVTSLGGEILTDRVVKEVIIEGDRAVGVTVAGGKSYRASKGIISNIDVQRLFLQLIESGTIAADLEQKIERRIVNNNETILKIDCALSEPPRFTAYEGQDNQHLIGTVLIADSVAHVEQAHSLAAMGQIPDGDPSMYLDIPSVLDPTLAPPDKHTLWIEFFAPYQIAGKEGTGLNGTGWTDELKERVADRVMNKLADYAPNIKDAVIARRVESPAELGERLGSYKGNYYHLDMSLDQMIFLRPLPEISNYTTPVKNLYLTGAGTHPGGSISGMPGRNCARVFLSRQNFGAKLRSLFD, from the coding sequence ATGAAAACGTACGATGCGATTGTTATTGGGGCGGGTCACAATGGTCTAGTTTGCGCTGCATATTTGCTAAAAGCTGGATATAGTGTTTTATTACTGGAGAAACGACCCGTTCCTGGGGGTGCAGCTACTACAGAAGTAGCCATACCCGATAAAGCTCCTGGTTTCAAGTTCAATCTCTGCGCCATCGACCACGAGTTTATTTTTCTAGGACCAGTTTTGCAAGAGCTACAGCTACACAAATATGGTTTAAAGTATCTTACTTGCGATCCTCATACTTTTTGTCCCCATCCCGACGGCAAATATTTTTTAGGTCATCAATCGCTAACAAAAACAGCTGCTAATATTGCTCGTTACAGTCAGCGAGATGCTGAAAAATACGTCGAATTTGTCGGTTATTGGTCGCGGTTGCTGAGTGCAGTTTCGCCCTTTTTTAATGCACCACCACAGTCAGTTATCGATATTGCCAAAAATTTGCGACCGCAGAATTTAAGCGACGTATTGGCGATCGCAGGCTCGAAAAACAAAGCCTTAAACTTTATTCGCACCATGATTACTTCTCCCGAAGACGTACTCAACGAATGGTTCGATACCGAAATTGTTAAAGCCCCCCTTGCCAGACTAGCAGCAGAAATTGGCGGTGCGCCTTCACAAAAAGGCATGACTTCGGGATTGATGATGGTAGCAATGCGCCATCATCCAGGAATAGCCAGACCTGAAGGAGGAACTGGAGCCTTAACTCAGGCATTAGTTAAGTTAGTAACTAGTTTGGGAGGAGAAATTCTAACCGATCGGGTGGTTAAAGAAGTAATTATCGAAGGCGATCGCGCCGTAGGTGTCACGGTAGCTGGAGGTAAAAGTTATCGAGCTAGTAAAGGTATAATTTCTAACATCGACGTGCAGCGGTTATTTTTACAGTTAATCGAATCGGGGACAATTGCTGCCGATCTCGAACAAAAAATCGAGCGAAGAATTGTTAACAACAACGAAACGATTCTTAAAATTGACTGTGCTTTGTCAGAACCGCCACGCTTTACTGCCTATGAAGGGCAAGATAACCAACACCTAATAGGCACTGTGTTAATTGCCGATTCTGTTGCCCATGTAGAACAGGCTCATTCCCTCGCGGCAATGGGGCAAATTCCCGATGGCGATCCTTCGATGTATTTAGACATTCCCTCGGTACTAGACCCCACTCTCGCACCACCAGACAAACATACTTTGTGGATTGAATTTTTTGCTCCCTATCAAATAGCAGGAAAGGAAGGAACGGGTTTAAACGGTACGGGTTGGACGGACGAGCTTAAAGAGCGCGTGGCAGATCGGGTAATGAACAAACTGGCAGATTATGCCCCCAATATTAAAGATGCAGTTATCGCTCGTCGGGTCGAAAGTCCTGCCGAGCTAGGGGAAAGACTGGGTTCCTATAAAGGTAATTACTATCATCTGGATATGTCCTTAGATCAGATGATTTTCTTGCGTCCCCTGCCAGAAATTTCTAATTACACTACACCAGTTAAAAACTTATATCTCACAGGTGCGGGAACTCATCCAGGAGGGTCAATTTCGGGAATGCCAGGGCGTAACTGCGCCAGAGTCTTTTTAAGTAGGCAAAATTTTGGTGCCAAATTGCGTTCTCTGTTTGATTGA
- a CDS encoding sulfurtransferase: MDYFHLQYPKVTCQWLAQNLNNPQIVVCDCRFQLNDPQWGYQQYCHNHIKGAYYLDLNRDLSAPVEVRGGRHPLPDTNHLAQKLSAMGIIRNHTLVVAYDDSKLAFAARLWWLLNYLGHRSVAVLDGGWQAWQAAGYHTDSTQPKLRQSLFVPELQTDKVVNREEVKLCQDSPATILVDSRDRDRYLGLREPIDPIAGSIEGAVNSPWKQVTDERGYLLPIAAQQKLWSNYSAAPEIIVYCGSGVTACVNLLSLELAGITRAKLYPGGWSDWCSYMS; the protein is encoded by the coding sequence ATGGACTATTTTCACCTTCAATATCCCAAAGTAACCTGTCAATGGCTGGCTCAAAATTTAAATAATCCCCAAATAGTAGTTTGTGACTGTCGCTTTCAATTAAACGATCCTCAGTGGGGATATCAGCAATATTGCCACAATCATATTAAAGGTGCTTACTATTTAGATTTAAATCGCGATTTATCTGCTCCAGTAGAAGTTCGTGGTGGAAGACATCCCCTGCCAGATACCAATCATCTGGCGCAGAAATTGTCAGCTATGGGTATCATTCGCAATCACACTTTGGTAGTAGCTTATGATGATTCTAAGCTGGCTTTTGCAGCCCGTTTGTGGTGGTTGTTGAATTATTTAGGTCATCGGTCGGTAGCTGTACTCGATGGTGGTTGGCAAGCTTGGCAAGCAGCAGGTTATCACACAGACTCTACACAACCCAAATTGCGACAAAGCTTGTTTGTTCCCGAACTACAAACCGATAAAGTCGTTAATAGAGAAGAAGTTAAACTTTGTCAGGATTCACCTGCAACAATTTTAGTCGATTCGCGCGATCGCGATCGCTATTTAGGACTGAGAGAACCAATCGACCCCATTGCTGGAAGCATTGAGGGAGCGGTTAATTCTCCCTGGAAACAGGTTACGGACGAACGGGGTTATTTACTACCTATTGCGGCACAACAAAAGTTATGGTCTAATTACTCTGCGGCACCAGAAATTATTGTCTATTGTGGTTCTGGTGTAACTGCTTGTGTTAATCTGTTGTCTTTAGAATTGGCAGGAATTACACGGGCAAAACTCTATCCTGGAGGTTGGAGTGATTGGTGTTCCTATATGTCATAG
- a CDS encoding DUF2808 domain-containing protein, translated as MKKLFLLGLLSSILTAETIALPNALAVRFPDGTVSFDQSPRLIDAYTTFNGIRIRQAKYYFDIELPKNVGEPLEKIVIQQRQGADEIKFRIDETKAYLGTHSNKEQELASAATQDEETKAITVTLEDPVPPGSIITVGLKPRRNPDFGGVYLFGVTVFPAGEQANSLYLGAGRLNFYQPGGHPL; from the coding sequence ATGAAAAAACTTTTTCTGCTAGGTTTACTATCTTCGATTTTAACTGCCGAAACGATCGCCCTTCCCAACGCTCTGGCGGTTCGTTTTCCAGACGGTACTGTTTCTTTTGACCAATCGCCTCGCCTAATAGATGCTTATACTACTTTTAACGGTATCAGAATTAGACAGGCAAAATACTATTTTGATATTGAGTTACCCAAAAACGTGGGCGAACCCTTAGAAAAAATCGTTATTCAACAGCGACAGGGAGCAGATGAAATTAAATTTCGGATCGATGAAACTAAAGCTTATCTTGGCACTCACAGTAATAAAGAGCAAGAATTAGCGAGCGCTGCTACTCAAGATGAAGAAACCAAAGCAATTACTGTAACTTTAGAAGATCCCGTTCCTCCAGGAAGCATAATAACTGTGGGATTAAAGCCCAGACGCAACCCAGACTTTGGCGGCGTTTATCTCTTTGGCGTTACGGTTTTTCCTGCTGGAGAGCAAGCTAATAGTTTATATTTAGGAGCGGGAAGACTAAACTTTTATCAGCCAGGGGGACATCCTCTTTAA
- the fni gene encoding type 2 isopentenyl-diphosphate Delta-isomerase yields MANTQTRKADHLRICLEEDVQFNQLNTGFNYYRFTHCCLPELNLNEVDLTTTFLGKKLGAPLLISSMTGGTQQAKIINTRLAEVAQNYRLAMGVGSQRIAVENPDVAHTFAVRSLAPDAVLFANLGAVQLNYTYGIEQCLQAVDILEADALILHLNPLQECIQPHGDTNFKGLLDKIDRLCQQLEIPVIVKEVGNGISAAMAKKLIEAGVAAIDVAGAGGTSWAKVESERAENNLQRRLGKTFADWGIPTAECIVSIRQQYPHIPLIASGGLRDGLEVAKAIALGADLAGMAFPFLQAASESPQALDELVRLSLAEVETVLFCTGNANLSELRQSRMLKKIT; encoded by the coding sequence ATGGCTAATACGCAGACACGTAAAGCCGATCACTTGCGTATTTGTCTGGAAGAAGACGTACAGTTTAACCAGCTAAATACTGGGTTTAATTACTATCGCTTTACTCACTGTTGCTTGCCAGAATTAAATCTTAATGAAGTAGATTTGACAACTACTTTCTTAGGTAAAAAGTTAGGCGCGCCGCTGCTGATTTCATCAATGACGGGTGGCACTCAACAAGCTAAAATTATCAACACTCGTTTGGCTGAGGTGGCGCAAAATTATCGTTTGGCGATGGGTGTGGGTTCTCAAAGAATTGCCGTGGAAAATCCCGATGTCGCTCATACCTTTGCCGTGCGATCGCTCGCTCCCGATGCGGTTTTGTTCGCCAACCTCGGTGCGGTACAGCTTAACTACACTTACGGTATAGAGCAATGTTTGCAAGCTGTAGATATTTTAGAGGCTGATGCTCTGATTCTCCATCTCAATCCCTTACAAGAGTGCATTCAGCCTCACGGAGATACTAATTTTAAGGGTTTGTTAGATAAAATTGACCGCTTATGTCAACAGCTTGAGATTCCTGTAATTGTTAAAGAAGTAGGTAATGGCATCTCGGCAGCTATGGCAAAAAAACTAATTGAAGCAGGTGTAGCAGCGATCGATGTAGCTGGTGCTGGTGGAACTTCCTGGGCAAAAGTAGAAAGCGAAAGAGCCGAAAATAATTTACAACGCCGACTCGGTAAAACCTTTGCCGACTGGGGAATTCCTACTGCTGAATGTATAGTTAGTATTCGCCAGCAGTATCCCCATATTCCTTTGATTGCCTCTGGTGGTTTGCGTGATGGTTTAGAAGTAGCTAAAGCGATCGCTCTCGGTGCCGATCTAGCAGGTATGGCTTTTCCTTTTTTACAAGCGGCTTCAGAATCGCCTCAAGCCTTAGACGAACTGGTAAGGTTATCTCTTGCAGAAGTTGAGACGGTTTTATTTTGTACGGGTAATGCCAACCTATCCGAACTGCGACAGTCGAGAATGCTGAAAAAAATTACTTAG